A single window of Sphingobacterium sp. ML3W DNA harbors:
- the dnaJ gene encoding molecular chaperone DnaJ, producing MSKRDYYDILGVARGADEKEIKSAYRKLAVKYHPDKNPGDHEAEEKFKEAAEAYDVLSNPQKKQRYDQFGHAGNSASGGGYGGGMNMDDIFSQFGDIFGGGGHPFESFFGGGGGGSRGGRRVARGTNLRIKVKLTLEEIAKGVEKKVKVNKQVSCHTCDGNGAKDKSSFHTCNTCGGSGSVRRVTNTILGQMQTTSTCPTCNGEGVEITAKCTTCRGEGLERGEETIAINIPAGVSEGMQLSMSGKGNAAPRGGIAGDLIILIEEIPHEALKRDGLNVIYDLYINFVDATLGTSVEVPTIDGKAKIKIDPGTQAGKILRLKGKGIPEVNSYHKGDQLIYVNIWTPKAVSSDEKEILEKLKESPNFKPQPGKSEKSFFERIKEYFD from the coding sequence ATGTCAAAAAGAGATTATTACGATATATTAGGTGTAGCTCGTGGTGCAGATGAAAAAGAGATCAAATCTGCCTATCGTAAACTAGCCGTAAAGTATCACCCAGACAAAAACCCTGGGGATCATGAAGCTGAAGAAAAATTTAAAGAGGCCGCCGAAGCATATGATGTTTTGAGCAATCCTCAGAAAAAACAACGCTATGATCAATTTGGTCATGCGGGCAACTCTGCTTCCGGTGGTGGTTACGGTGGTGGCATGAATATGGACGACATATTTAGTCAATTTGGAGATATATTTGGTGGTGGTGGTCATCCTTTCGAAAGTTTCTTCGGTGGTGGTGGCGGAGGCTCTAGAGGCGGCCGTCGCGTTGCTAGAGGAACGAATCTTCGCATTAAAGTTAAATTGACACTAGAGGAAATTGCTAAAGGTGTTGAGAAAAAAGTTAAAGTAAATAAACAAGTTAGCTGCCATACCTGTGATGGAAATGGTGCTAAAGATAAATCATCTTTCCATACTTGTAATACTTGTGGTGGTTCAGGATCTGTACGCCGTGTTACCAATACTATTTTAGGACAAATGCAAACTACAAGCACCTGCCCTACTTGTAATGGAGAAGGTGTAGAAATTACTGCAAAATGTACAACATGTAGAGGTGAAGGCTTAGAAAGAGGCGAAGAAACGATTGCAATCAATATCCCAGCAGGAGTAAGTGAAGGAATGCAATTGTCAATGAGCGGTAAAGGTAATGCGGCTCCTCGTGGCGGTATTGCTGGAGACCTTATTATTCTCATTGAAGAAATACCTCATGAAGCATTAAAAAGGGATGGTCTTAATGTCATTTATGATTTATATATCAATTTTGTAGATGCTACATTAGGAACAAGTGTTGAAGTTCCAACTATTGATGGTAAAGCAAAAATTAAGATAGACCCAGGAACTCAAGCTGGTAAAATATTAAGATTAAAAGGTAAGGGTATTCCTGAAGTCAATTCATATCACAAAGGAGATCAACTTATTTATGTAAATATCTGGACTCCGAAGGCTGTTTCTTCTGATGAGAAAGAAATCTTAGAAAAATTAAAAGAATCACCAAATTTCAAGCCTCAACCAGGCAAGTCAGAAAAATCATTCTTCGAACGTATCAAAGAATATTTTGACTAA
- a CDS encoding cell division ATP-binding protein FtsE, whose amino-acid sequence MSGNTVITLKNVDIYQQKHLVLSNVNLNINKGEFLYLIGQSGSGKSSLLKIIYGDLYIGNGEGLIAGFDLKKLHENDVPYLRRKLGIVFQDFHLLSDRSVEKNLEFALRATGWKDRTQIEHRMLDVLEKVGLRSKLKKMPHELSGGEQQRIVIARALLNNPEIILADEPTGNLDPATSEEIVLLLRDIASSGTAILMATHDYQIIRNMPARIIKTADGVLVDQVEI is encoded by the coding sequence ATGTCTGGAAATACAGTAATCACATTAAAAAACGTCGATATCTACCAACAAAAACACTTGGTTTTATCCAATGTGAATTTGAATATCAATAAGGGAGAATTTCTTTATCTCATTGGCCAATCAGGAAGTGGAAAAAGTAGTTTACTTAAAATCATCTACGGCGATTTATACATTGGAAACGGTGAAGGATTAATTGCAGGATTTGATCTCAAAAAACTACATGAAAATGATGTACCTTATTTGAGACGTAAATTAGGGATTGTATTTCAAGACTTTCATCTTTTGTCCGACCGTTCAGTAGAAAAGAATCTAGAGTTTGCGCTAAGAGCAACTGGTTGGAAAGATAGAACTCAAATTGAACATCGCATGCTTGATGTGCTAGAAAAAGTGGGACTTCGTTCTAAATTAAAAAAAATGCCACATGAACTTTCGGGAGGTGAACAGCAACGTATCGTGATAGCACGTGCACTATTGAACAATCCCGAAATTATATTGGCTGATGAGCCAACAGGAAATCTAGACCCGGCAACTTCAGAAGAAATTGTATTGCTTTTACGTGATATCGCATCTTCAGGTACTGCTATTTTAATGGCAACACATGATTACCAAATCATCCGCAATATGCCAGCACGCATCATCAAAACCGCCGATGGCGTACTTGTAGATCAGGTAGAGATATAA
- a CDS encoding nucleotide exchange factor GrpE, which produces MSEQEKNNETIQDPIEDNTTENQEETIELSVEEKLTAELAESKDKYIRLSAEFDNYRKRTSKERVELIQSAGKDVITKLLSTVDDFDRALKAMETATDIESLKTGIDIVNNKFRQTLEQQGLKEMEVLGLDFDADLQEAITAIPAPTPDLKNKVVDVIEKGYYLNDKVIRHAKVIIGQ; this is translated from the coding sequence ATGAGCGAACAAGAGAAAAATAACGAGACTATTCAAGATCCTATTGAGGATAATACAACGGAAAATCAAGAAGAAACAATTGAACTATCTGTTGAGGAAAAATTAACTGCAGAATTAGCAGAATCAAAAGATAAATATATACGTTTATCTGCAGAATTTGACAATTATAGAAAACGTACGAGTAAGGAACGCGTTGAACTAATCCAATCTGCAGGAAAAGATGTTATCACAAAATTACTATCAACAGTAGACGACTTTGACAGAGCTTTAAAAGCAATGGAAACGGCAACAGATATAGAATCTTTAAAAACAGGCATTGATATCGTCAATAATAAATTCAGACAAACTCTAGAACAACAGGGGTTAAAAGAGATGGAAGTATTAGGTCTAGATTTCGATGCGGATTTACAAGAAGCAATTACAGCTATCCCAGCCCCTACTCCAGATTTAAAGAACAAAGTAGTTGATGTCATTGAAAAAGGTTACTATTTAAATGATAAAGTAATCCGTCATGCAAAGGTAATTATAGGTCAATAA
- a CDS encoding outer membrane beta-barrel protein, translating into MKKLLLTLTAVAGLTFASQAQEFGFKKTDFIVEGNFSANTTNDKTTKEKTSTFNFNPSVGYFVSDKIAVGLDFNFGNEKNTNYMGTSDTYDKVSNFGIGAYGRYYFLDLGSRFKTYAQLAAGYQQATGEINDGTSTLDVPKIKGFGAGAGLGVNYFVTENIAINFGLTDLVSFGTAKADGGKSSNAFNANINSFNNFFDTAKFGLTFKF; encoded by the coding sequence ATGAAAAAATTATTACTTACATTAACTGCTGTAGCTGGTTTAACATTTGCTTCTCAAGCGCAAGAATTTGGTTTCAAAAAAACGGACTTTATTGTAGAGGGAAATTTCTCTGCAAACACAACAAATGATAAGACTACAAAAGAAAAAACAAGTACGTTCAACTTCAATCCTTCTGTAGGTTATTTCGTATCTGATAAAATTGCTGTTGGATTAGATTTCAATTTCGGTAACGAAAAAAACACGAATTATATGGGTACTAGTGATACTTACGATAAAGTAAGCAACTTTGGAATTGGCGCTTATGGTCGTTACTACTTCTTAGATCTAGGTTCACGTTTTAAAACTTATGCTCAATTGGCAGCTGGTTACCAACAAGCAACTGGTGAAATAAATGATGGCACATCTACGTTAGACGTTCCTAAAATTAAAGGTTTTGGTGCTGGTGCTGGATTAGGTGTTAATTACTTTGTTACTGAAAATATTGCTATCAACTTTGGTTTGACAGACTTAGTATCATTTGGAACAGCTAAAGCAGACGGCGGCAAGTCTTCAAACGCTTTTAACGCAAACATCAACAGTTTCAACAACTTCTTTGATACTGCTAAATTTGGTTTGACTTTCAAATTCTAA
- a CDS encoding acyl-CoA reductase, giving the protein MTKKQRLEAFAKLADLFHDDNAELRDLITSAHHRNPWYTAEQVTKAFTSWKANLKLEQLEQWLSPYPDIESDKIVGLILAGNIPLVGLHDLLCVLASGFKAQVKVSSDDALLTSYIVKKLIEVEPRFKDKVALVERLTDFDLIIATGSNNSSRYFEHYFGKKPNIIRKNRNSVAIITGKESPEQLNALGHDIFDFYGLGCRSVSKIYVPKNYDISHFYEGIIAFESVNTHFKYNNNYDYNKSIYLINGDKHYDNGFLLLKEDNKISSPLATIYFEEYDNLNDLAQALDAIQDRLQCVTTDTAIQLKTPTFKFGSSQSPALDDYADGVNTLEFLFANQ; this is encoded by the coding sequence TTGACAAAGAAACAACGATTAGAAGCTTTTGCAAAGCTAGCAGACTTATTCCATGATGATAATGCAGAGCTGCGTGATTTAATAACATCTGCACATCATAGAAATCCATGGTATACAGCAGAGCAAGTAACAAAAGCATTTACTTCATGGAAAGCTAATTTAAAACTTGAGCAATTAGAACAGTGGCTATCGCCATATCCTGATATTGAAAGTGATAAAATTGTAGGACTAATATTAGCTGGAAACATCCCCTTAGTAGGCTTACATGATTTATTATGCGTATTGGCTTCAGGTTTCAAGGCTCAAGTTAAGGTTTCCTCAGACGATGCTCTTTTGACTAGCTATATTGTTAAAAAACTAATCGAGGTGGAGCCGAGATTTAAGGATAAAGTAGCGTTAGTAGAAAGATTAACAGATTTTGATTTAATCATTGCCACTGGATCAAATAATTCCTCACGTTATTTTGAACATTATTTTGGAAAAAAACCAAATATTATTCGAAAAAACAGAAACAGCGTAGCCATTATTACTGGTAAAGAGTCACCAGAACAATTAAATGCATTAGGCCATGATATTTTTGATTTTTATGGTTTAGGCTGCCGTTCGGTCTCAAAAATATATGTTCCAAAGAACTACGACATTAGTCATTTTTACGAAGGAATCATCGCATTCGAAAGTGTCAATACGCATTTCAAGTACAATAACAATTATGATTATAACAAATCCATTTACCTCATCAATGGCGATAAACATTATGATAATGGTTTTTTACTATTAAAGGAAGACAACAAGATTTCATCTCCATTGGCAACGATTTACTTTGAAGAGTATGACAACCTAAATGATCTTGCACAAGCACTGGATGCAATACAAGACCGTTTACAATGTGTAACAACTGATACCGCTATACAACTTAAGACACCGACTTTTAAATTCGGGTCTAGTCAAAGTCCAGCTCTAGATGATTACGCAGATGGTGTCAATACCCTTGAATTTTTATTTGCAAACCAATAA
- a CDS encoding C40 family peptidase: MEYGICNLTIVPLRADEAHRSEMVSQVLFGEAFEIQMKSKEWTKVCMIADGYTGWIQNGQFLTLNETQYQDYLSLDKEYVGFEGGFLTNGEFRIELLHGTVIRKDFAYLNDRRLKQFVVPHAPIDQTSFQLEVSLLAKRYWEVPYLWGGRSKFGIDCSGFAQLIYQSFGHALPRDAYQQAELGHTVDFLSEIENGDLAFFDNEQGRINHVGILLDSETIIHASGRVRIDSMDQEGIFNKELNKYTHKLRIIKRYI; encoded by the coding sequence ATGGAATACGGAATTTGTAATTTAACAATTGTTCCCCTTCGTGCAGATGAGGCACATCGTAGTGAAATGGTTTCACAAGTGCTGTTTGGTGAAGCGTTTGAAATACAAATGAAATCGAAGGAATGGACAAAGGTTTGTATGATTGCTGATGGTTATACTGGTTGGATTCAAAATGGCCAGTTTTTAACCCTTAATGAAACGCAATACCAAGACTACCTTTCCCTGGATAAAGAATACGTTGGTTTTGAAGGAGGTTTTTTAACAAATGGTGAATTTCGTATTGAACTATTGCACGGAACTGTTATTAGGAAAGATTTCGCTTATCTTAACGATAGAAGATTGAAGCAATTTGTAGTACCGCATGCCCCTATTGATCAAACAAGTTTTCAACTTGAGGTGAGTTTACTCGCTAAGCGGTATTGGGAGGTGCCTTACCTGTGGGGAGGACGTTCGAAATTTGGTATTGATTGTTCTGGTTTTGCGCAATTAATCTATCAATCCTTTGGGCATGCCTTACCACGAGATGCGTATCAACAAGCGGAGTTAGGGCATACGGTGGACTTTTTGTCAGAAATTGAAAACGGAGATCTGGCATTTTTTGACAATGAGCAGGGGAGAATCAATCATGTGGGTATCCTATTGGATTCGGAAACAATCATACATGCTTCCGGCCGTGTACGAATAGACAGCATGGATCAGGAAGGGATATTTAACAAAGAGTTGAATAAATACACACATAAATTACGCATCATTAAGCGTTATATATAA
- a CDS encoding Lrp/AsnC family transcriptional regulator translates to MQLDEIDIKLLRILQHDATLSNKELAFRLHKSIAAIHERVKKLKQQGYIKKTVAILDRQKINMGLISFSQVFLKAHTAEVLNEFEKEVAKFPEVMECYQMAGSYDFMLRIATRDMQAYHEFLRYRLAVLPHVNTVQTYFVLSETKSETAYPI, encoded by the coding sequence ATGCAGCTCGATGAAATAGATATCAAACTACTCCGGATACTTCAACATGATGCTACGCTAAGCAATAAGGAACTAGCATTTAGGCTCCATAAATCAATCGCAGCAATACACGAAAGGGTCAAGAAACTTAAGCAACAAGGTTATATTAAGAAAACAGTAGCCATTCTCGACCGTCAAAAAATAAATATGGGTCTGATATCCTTTTCTCAGGTATTCTTAAAAGCACATACAGCAGAGGTATTAAATGAGTTTGAAAAAGAAGTGGCAAAATTCCCTGAAGTAATGGAATGTTACCAAATGGCTGGATCATATGATTTTATGCTTAGAATAGCAACTAGAGACATGCAGGCTTATCACGAATTTTTAAGATATCGTTTAGCCGTATTGCCACATGTCAACACCGTGCAAACTTATTTTGTTTTATCAGAAACCAAAAGTGAAACGGCCTACCCCATATAA
- a CDS encoding 4Fe-4S dicluster domain-containing protein — protein sequence MAIKITDECINCGACEPECPNNAIYDAGVSWKFSDGTALEGVIDFGDGVTLDAEDSQAAISDEVYYIVSDKCTECVGFHDEPQCAAVCPVDCCVDDEEVRESEEELLAKKSWLHAE from the coding sequence ATGGCGATTAAAATTACAGACGAGTGTATTAACTGTGGTGCTTGTGAACCGGAGTGCCCAAATAATGCAATATATGACGCTGGCGTGAGCTGGAAATTCTCTGATGGAACTGCATTAGAAGGTGTTATTGATTTTGGTGATGGTGTGACGTTGGATGCTGAAGATTCTCAGGCTGCAATATCAGATGAAGTATATTATATTGTTTCAGACAAGTGCACAGAGTGTGTGGGTTTTCATGATGAGCCGCAATGTGCGGCAGTTTGTCCAGTAGACTGTTGTGTGGATGACGAAGAAGTTCGTGAATCTGAAGAAGAGTTATTAGCAAAAAAATCTTGGCTACATGCTGAATAA
- a CDS encoding PLP-dependent cysteine synthase family protein: MNNELMFSKCLSPELDNRFKHLWCLVGNTPMLELQYTYKGKPGKIYVKCENYNLTGSIKDRMALYIMYKAYMNCQIQPEDMIVEATSGNTGISFSAIGKALGHQVKIIMPNWLSKERIDIIKSMGADIQLVSKEEGGFLGSIKLSEELAEKGGVFLPRQFENDFNAEAHELTTGREIGLQLASKGLVADAFVAGVGTGGTVMGVGRHLRSLNPNVKVHPLEPAESPTMSTGHKIGSHRIQGISDEFIPAIVKLDELDEIIAASDGDSIIMAQKLAKELGLAVGISSGANVIGAIKLKQQLGEEAVVVTLLCDDNKKYLSTDLVKEQAIVDGYISTDLIFTGFQPISRLEQSLFKAETV, from the coding sequence ATGAATAACGAATTGATGTTTAGTAAATGTTTGTCTCCTGAGCTTGATAATAGATTTAAACATTTATGGTGTTTGGTTGGAAATACACCGATGTTGGAGTTACAATATACGTATAAGGGCAAACCAGGTAAAATATATGTGAAATGTGAAAACTATAATTTGACAGGAAGTATTAAGGATCGCATGGCATTGTATATTATGTACAAAGCCTATATGAATTGTCAAATTCAACCTGAAGATATGATTGTAGAAGCTACTAGTGGTAATACTGGAATTTCATTTTCTGCGATTGGTAAAGCTTTGGGACACCAAGTGAAAATTATCATGCCTAATTGGTTGAGTAAAGAGCGTATCGATATTATTAAAAGTATGGGTGCTGATATCCAACTGGTCAGTAAAGAGGAGGGAGGCTTCTTAGGTAGTATCAAACTGAGTGAGGAGTTAGCTGAAAAAGGAGGTGTGTTTTTGCCAAGACAATTTGAAAATGATTTTAATGCAGAAGCACATGAATTGACAACAGGTCGTGAGATTGGTTTGCAGTTAGCCTCTAAGGGTTTAGTTGCGGATGCATTTGTAGCTGGTGTAGGGACAGGTGGCACAGTGATGGGCGTAGGTCGCCATTTACGTAGCCTGAACCCGAATGTAAAGGTTCATCCTTTAGAACCTGCAGAAAGCCCAACGATGTCAACAGGGCATAAAATTGGTTCACATCGTATTCAAGGGATATCGGATGAGTTTATCCCTGCTATTGTGAAATTGGATGAATTGGATGAAATTATTGCTGCATCAGATGGCGATTCTATTATAATGGCTCAAAAACTAGCCAAAGAGCTCGGGCTAGCTGTAGGGATTTCTTCTGGAGCCAATGTGATTGGTGCTATTAAATTGAAGCAACAATTAGGTGAGGAAGCTGTTGTTGTGACGTTATTGTGTGATGATAATAAAAAATATTTAAGTACAGATCTAGTGAAAGAACAAGCTATTGTTGATGGATATATCTCTACGGATCTTATATTCACAGGATTTCAACCGATCAGTAGGTTAGAACAATCACTTTTTAAAGCTGAAACAGTGTAA
- a CDS encoding YchJ family protein, giving the protein MTKYTNKCYCGNSLPYEECCQRIHLNQQKALSSEQLMRARYSAFVVQNIDFLYNSFHPTTRNFQDKKEIEMWAKESKWMQLHILTSTTSVVEFEAHYLDTQLNLQIHHERSNFKQIKGVWYYVDGELIA; this is encoded by the coding sequence TTGACAAAATATACGAATAAATGTTATTGTGGCAATAGTCTCCCATATGAGGAATGTTGCCAACGAATTCATCTTAACCAACAGAAAGCACTTTCTTCAGAGCAATTAATGCGAGCAAGATATAGTGCATTCGTCGTTCAAAATATTGACTTTCTATACAATAGCTTTCATCCGACAACACGTAACTTTCAAGATAAAAAAGAAATTGAAATGTGGGCCAAAGAATCCAAATGGATGCAGCTGCATATCCTAACAAGTACCACTTCTGTTGTGGAATTTGAAGCACATTACCTAGATACACAGCTCAATTTACAGATTCACCATGAGAGATCCAATTTCAAACAAATTAAGGGAGTTTGGTATTATGTTGATGGAGAACTGATTGCATAA
- a CDS encoding protein-disulfide reductase DsbD family protein — protein MKRLIVKLLLSVAFLFPSFAQSQEADTLLKLDELEFVDGSIYENQIAAIAVDSSVHIMPIKTIAESKESKVNDSLFGIFLGGLIGGFAALLMPCIFPMLPLTVSFFTKGNKNRSKSFISALFYGVSIIVIYVVLGLAVTMIFGSDALNALSTNGLFNFFFFLMLLAFGASFLGAFEISLPSSWVNKMDEKSDKGGWAGIFFMAATLALVSFSCTGPIIGTLLVQAATNGALLGPAVGMFGFSLALAIPFALFALFPSAMKAMPKSGGWLNSVKVVLGFLELAFALKFLSNVDLAYHWNWFDREVFLALWIVIFGLMGLYLLGKIKFAHDSNLTHLSVLRTFFAIVVLSFTVYMVPGLWGAPLKSISAFLPPQSTQDFDLNPVYAGDVSHKEDVSSRKYADLFHAPLGLNVFFDYEEGMAYAKTQNKMVMIDFTGHACVNCRKMEANVWTDQHVRSFLTNDVVIIQLYVDDRTELAIEDQQVTSDGKLLKMIGSKWSYLQANQFESNSQPFYVLMNPSDRQVLIKPKGADYDANTYLMYLKEGLEVFNKVK, from the coding sequence ATGAAAAGATTAATTGTAAAATTATTGCTTTCAGTAGCTTTTCTATTTCCTTCTTTTGCGCAATCGCAGGAAGCTGACACGTTATTGAAATTAGATGAGTTGGAGTTTGTGGACGGAAGTATTTATGAGAATCAGATAGCGGCCATTGCGGTTGATTCGTCCGTACATATTATGCCCATTAAGACCATTGCTGAATCAAAAGAAAGTAAAGTGAATGATTCGCTTTTCGGTATATTTTTGGGTGGACTTATAGGTGGTTTTGCTGCTCTATTGATGCCCTGTATCTTTCCAATGCTACCCCTTACGGTAAGTTTTTTTACTAAAGGGAATAAAAATAGATCAAAGTCTTTTATTAGTGCTTTGTTTTATGGAGTTTCCATTATTGTTATTTATGTTGTATTAGGGTTGGCCGTAACGATGATTTTCGGTTCAGATGCCCTCAATGCCTTGTCAACAAATGGACTTTTTAACTTTTTCTTCTTTTTAATGTTGCTTGCTTTTGGAGCATCTTTTTTAGGTGCTTTTGAAATCAGCCTTCCAAGTTCATGGGTGAATAAAATGGATGAAAAATCAGATAAGGGGGGATGGGCTGGTATATTTTTCATGGCAGCGACTTTAGCGTTGGTGTCATTTTCCTGCACAGGTCCCATCATTGGTACTTTGTTGGTGCAAGCGGCTACTAATGGAGCGCTATTAGGCCCTGCCGTCGGAATGTTTGGATTTTCTTTAGCTTTAGCTATACCATTTGCGTTATTTGCTTTGTTTCCAAGCGCAATGAAAGCAATGCCAAAATCTGGAGGTTGGTTGAATAGCGTGAAAGTAGTATTGGGATTCTTAGAACTTGCGTTTGCTTTGAAATTTCTTTCTAATGTAGATTTAGCCTACCACTGGAATTGGTTTGATCGTGAAGTATTCTTGGCTTTATGGATTGTTATTTTTGGATTAATGGGGCTCTATTTATTGGGTAAAATCAAGTTTGCACATGATAGCAATCTGACTCACTTATCTGTGTTGAGAACTTTCTTTGCAATTGTTGTGCTATCATTTACTGTATATATGGTTCCAGGACTATGGGGGGCACCACTGAAATCAATTTCTGCATTTTTGCCTCCGCAAAGTACGCAAGATTTTGATTTAAACCCAGTTTATGCAGGTGATGTTTCGCATAAAGAGGATGTTTCTAGTCGTAAATATGCTGATTTATTTCATGCTCCATTGGGTTTGAATGTATTTTTTGATTATGAGGAAGGCATGGCATATGCGAAAACCCAAAATAAGATGGTGATGATTGATTTCACGGGACACGCTTGTGTGAACTGTCGAAAAATGGAAGCTAATGTTTGGACCGATCAACATGTTCGTTCTTTTTTAACTAACGATGTGGTTATCATTCAACTTTATGTCGATGATCGTACTGAACTCGCGATCGAAGATCAACAAGTAACAAGCGATGGGAAATTGTTGAAAATGATTGGAAGTAAATGGAGTTATTTACAAGCAAATCAGTTTGAGTCAAATTCACAGCCTTTTTATGTATTAATGAATCCATCTGACCGTCAAGTTTTAATTAAACCTAAAGGCGCAGACTATGATGCGAATACTTATTTAATGTATTTAAAGGAAGGTCTGGAAGTTTTTAATAAGGTGAAATAG
- a CDS encoding dicarboxylate/amino acid:cation symporter has protein sequence MYKSKMGLVTLVSVTIAAIIAICYEFSWVDFSPSFLMAVRWFVATVLILNAFVRKNLTTWILTCMILGIFVGLDFPNIAISLQPLSKGFIKLVKTIVGPILFATLVYGIAGHSDLKQVGRMAWKSMLYFFCATTCAIFIGLGAINLTQAGVGVDVAHMPHEELPTTHANNDADVLASLPDHVHPVYKFTAFFRDLFPENIVKAVYDNQVLQIVVFSVIFGIGLAMVDEKKRKPLVDFTESLSETMFKFTNLIMYFAPIGVGAAMAFTVGHLGVDILKNLFMLLATLYLALIGFLLLVLLPVALYLKIPVLKFINAIKEPVSIAFATTSSDAALPKAMSAMEKFGVPRKIVSFVIPTGYSFNLDGTSLYLSLAAIFVAQAAGIHMTFGEQLMIAFTLMITSKGVAAVPRASLIILIATADQFGLPTFVIAAILGIDELMDMARTSVNVIGNCLATVVVAKWEGEFDEEAPFRDENEQQTELNS, from the coding sequence ATGTATAAATCAAAAATGGGGCTAGTTACCCTTGTTTCGGTCACAATTGCAGCAATTATAGCAATATGTTACGAATTTAGTTGGGTCGATTTTTCTCCATCATTTTTAATGGCAGTAAGATGGTTTGTTGCTACTGTGTTGATATTGAACGCTTTTGTGAGAAAAAATCTAACAACTTGGATCCTAACGTGTATGATTTTGGGTATTTTTGTGGGGTTGGATTTTCCAAATATTGCCATTTCACTACAACCTTTAAGTAAAGGGTTTATTAAGTTAGTGAAAACTATTGTAGGTCCTATTTTATTTGCGACTTTGGTGTATGGTATAGCAGGGCATTCTGATTTGAAACAAGTAGGCCGTATGGCATGGAAATCTATGTTGTATTTCTTCTGTGCTACAACTTGTGCCATTTTCATTGGGCTTGGTGCAATCAATCTCACACAAGCGGGAGTGGGTGTCGATGTTGCACATATGCCTCATGAAGAGTTACCTACCACGCATGCCAATAATGATGCAGATGTCTTAGCATCTTTGCCAGATCATGTTCATCCTGTATATAAATTTACGGCATTTTTTAGAGATTTATTTCCAGAAAATATAGTAAAAGCAGTATATGATAATCAAGTTTTGCAAATTGTGGTGTTTTCAGTTATTTTTGGGATTGGACTAGCGATGGTCGATGAAAAGAAAAGAAAACCTTTGGTTGATTTTACGGAGAGTCTTTCAGAAACCATGTTTAAGTTTACTAATCTGATTATGTATTTTGCTCCGATTGGTGTAGGTGCAGCCATGGCTTTCACGGTAGGGCATCTTGGGGTGGATATTTTGAAAAATCTTTTTATGTTATTGGCAACTTTATATCTAGCTTTAATCGGTTTTTTATTATTGGTGTTATTACCAGTCGCATTGTATTTGAAAATTCCAGTTTTAAAGTTTATTAACGCTATCAAAGAACCCGTTTCAATCGCTTTTGCTACAACAAGTTCTGATGCTGCTTTACCAAAGGCAATGTCTGCCATGGAAAAATTTGGAGTTCCCCGTAAAATTGTATCTTTTGTTATCCCAACGGGATATAGTTTCAATTTGGATGGTACATCCTTGTATCTGTCATTGGCAGCTATTTTTGTAGCACAAGCAGCTGGTATACATATGACATTTGGGGAGCAATTGATGATTGCTTTTACTTTGATGATTACTTCTAAGGGTGTTGCAGCAGTGCCTCGTGCTTCATTGATTATTTTAATTGCTACGGCAGATCAATTCGGTTTACCAACATTTGTGATTGCTGCTATTTTGGGTATTGATGAATTAATGGATATGGCGCGCACTTCTGTCAATGTAATAGGAAATTGTTTAGCGACTGTTGTAGTTGCCAAATGGGAAGGCGAATTTGACGAAGAGGCCCCATTTAGGGATGAAAATGAACAACAAACTGAATTGAACAGTTAG